In Ostrea edulis chromosome 6, xbOstEdul1.1, whole genome shotgun sequence, a single window of DNA contains:
- the LOC125647507 gene encoding uncharacterized protein LOC125647507: MPHEHGKRTTNCPKCPDHTDKHCELFCEKCDIPVCSTCVISDKHEGHDISDILKKLSSKTKDFQNDLEELETRIYPRYEEIISNIQSEKAELETNYGKLTTAADIRGEIWHQEISTVVNQWKSDIEHMKNKHMVVLNKHTDDITHSIIELRKIIQDLRAILESNDTSLKQAATYKSRNEEFRKLPCKIQVALPSFSPQKVNKEQLNELFGTLSSLSINTDEHGYTMNTSVSSPLVKSLLDEPRPTATIDTSYQYLRSITCLSDKVWTSGTEEVMNLYNHQGKLLESIQTESGNMPWDIALTRDGDLVYTDPEKSTVNMVKNKHIQTVIRLQGWIPRYVCSTSSGNLLVTMNSDDDRQFKVIRYCGSTETQTIQFDDQGQPLYSCDYIKYISENRNLDICIADNKAKSVVVVNQSGKLRFRYTGHLSNTKESFNPFGIITDSQSQILTADCTKHHIHIVDKDGQFVRYIDNCNLRDPCGLCVDTRDNLFVAELDTAKVKKIQYLSTQY; this comes from the coding sequence ATGCCTCATGAACACGGAAAGCGTACAACTAACTGCCCAAAATGTCCAGACCACACGGACAAACACTGTGAACTTTTCTGTGAGAAATGTGacattcctgtctgttctacctgcgtcATCTCGGATAAACATGAAGGTCacgatatatcagatattctgAAAAAACTCAGCTCTAAAacaaaagattttcaaaatgacctgGAGGAACTGGAGACCAGAATTTATCCCCGATATGAAGAAATTATCTCCAATATCCAAAGTGAGAAAGCTGAATTAGAAACAAATTACGGGAAACTGACAACAGCTGCCGACATACGAGGAGAAATTTGGCACCAAGAAATATCCACTGTTGTCAACCAATGGAAATCTGACATTGAGCACATGAAAAATAAACACATGGTCgttctaaataaacatacaGATGATATCACACACAGCATTATAGAACTCCGAAAGATTATTCAGGACCTGAGGGCAATACTGGAATCCAATGATACCTCCTTAAAGCAAGCTGCAACATACAAGTCTAGGAATGAGGAGTTTAGAAAATTACCTTGTAAGATACAAGTTGCATTACCGAGCTTCTCTCCGCAGAAAGTAAACAAAGAACAACTCAACGAACTGTTTGGTACTCTGTCATCATTATCTATCAATACAGACGAACATGGCTACACAATGAATACATCAGTATCGTCTCCTCTAGTGAAGTCATTGCTCGATGAACCGAGACccaccgccaccatagacaccAGCTATCAATACTTACGCAGTATAACCTGTCTAAGTGATAAAGTTTGGACAAGTGGGACTGAAGAAGTCATGAATCTCTACAACCACCAGGGCAAACTACTGGAATCAATCCAAACTGAGTCAGGTAACATGCCATGGGACATAGCACTGACACGGGatggagatcttgtttatactgacccTGAAAAAAGTACTGTAAACATGGTGAAGAATAAACATATACAGACTGTGATCAGACTACAAGGATGGATACCTCGGTATGTCTGCAGTACCTCCTCAGGTAATCTACTGGTTACCATGAACAGTGATGACGACAGACAATTCAAAGTTATCCGTTACTGTGGGTCCACTGAGACACAaaccattcagtttgatgatcagggccAACCTCTCTATTCATGTGATTACATTAAATACATTAGTGAGAataggaacctggatatctgtatCGCTGACAATAAGGCAAAatcagtagtggtggtcaatcagtcaggaaaactccggtttagatacactggtcatctctcAAATACGAAGGAATCATTTAATCCATTCGGTATCATTACAGACAGCCAAAGTCAGATCCTTACAGCAGACTGTACAAAACATCATATCCACATCGTAGATAAGGACGGGCAGTTCGTCCGTTACATTGATAACTGTAATTTACGCGATCCATGTGGGTTATGTGTTGATaccagagacaacctctttgtggcagAATTAGACAcagctaaagtgaagaaaatccaatatctatcaACACAGTACTAA